A stretch of Miscanthus floridulus cultivar M001 chromosome 13, ASM1932011v1, whole genome shotgun sequence DNA encodes these proteins:
- the LOC136501693 gene encoding PI-PLC X domain-containing protein At5g67130-like, with translation MLDTYDFDNDVWLCHSFQGKCYNFTAFQPAINVFKEIQTFLDANPSEVVTIFLEDYTATGSLPKVFNASGLMKYWFPVSKMPKSGGNWPLLKDMISQNQRLLVFTSKKSKEASEGIAYEWNYVVENQYGNDGMVAGKCPNRTESPVMDSKSQSLVLMNFFTTNPSQTGVCGNNSAPLVSMLKTCHDASGNRWPNYIAVDFYMRSDGGGAPLATDIANGHMVCGCDNIAYCKANSTFGTCVIPPPPPPSPPKAPTPGSRGSTAGGDASAGMSRSHHLPSQWSFFLGLPSLLLLLLS, from the exons ATGCTTGACACTTATGACTTTGACAACGATGTCTGGCTGTGCCACTCATTTCAAGGAAAATGCTACAACTTCACTGCCTTT CAACCTGCCATCAATGTCTTCAAAGAGATCCAGACGTTCCTTGATGCAAACCCATCAGAAGTAGTCACAATTTTTCTTGAGGACTACACCGCAACAGGGTCCTTGCCGAAAGTATTCAATGCTTCTGGACTTATGAAGTATTGGTTTCCAGTGTCGAAAATGCCAAAGAGCGGTGGCAACTGGCCTTTGCTCAAGGACATGATCAGCCAGAACCAGCGCCTGCTAGTCTTCACATCAAAGAAATCCAAGGAAGCAAGCGAGGGGATCGCATATGAGTGGAACTACGTTGTGGAAAACCAAT ATGGAAATGATGGTATGGTAGCAGGCAAATGCCCCAATCGCACAGAGTCTCCAGTCATGGATTCCAAAAGCCAGTCACTTGTTCTGATGAATTTCTTCACGACTAACCCGAGTCAGACTGGTGTATGCGGAAATAATTCAGCGCCACTCGTTAGCATGCTCAAAACGTGCCATGATGCTTCAGGCAATCGGTGGCCCAACTACATTGCTGTTGATTTCTACATG AGGAGTGACGGTGGAGGAGCTCCCTTAGCTACAGATATTGCAAATGGTCATATGGTCTGCGGATGCGACAACATCGCGTACTGCAAG GCGAATTCAACCTTTGGGACCTGTGTGatacctccaccgccaccgccgtcgccaccCAAGGCACCCACCCCAGGCAGCAGAGGCTCAACAGCAGGGGGCGATGCTAGCGCGGGAATGTCCCGGTCTCATCATCTGCCCTCGCAATGGAGCTTCTTCCTTGGACTGCcttctttgcttcttctgttgctcTCGTGA